One stretch of Acholeplasma laidlawii PG-8A DNA includes these proteins:
- the mfd gene encoding transcription-repair coupling factor: MTKNLLNSIYKDAAILNARTGDFKGVSHSYLQTMLSLRYDISNKNIFVVLPNLYEAQKYYDTLSSIIDESKVLFYPMDQTLTSMMALGSPEFKNERLFTLRKLLQADDKYIIITTQEGILHRQLKPEDYERSVKKISVNQDYDLTDLTKKLIYDGYQFNYTVERPGEFSIRGSILDIYTHDYKDPYRLDFFGDTLESIKTFDVQTQKSMNHITSIDIAPLNELFYTDELKEQALEKISKYFSGFKLSEKEDKKLETDLMHIEERKRMDSLSMYIEFFNDEVTTILDFSNPYDLILVDSYKMELNEETTYQDLLTYSHTMQGEAFIGLNFKVKLKELLKKNHLSFQIYSVSDKPSTDLGVLDVDPFVGHLEQLILFINEYNGFNILISTKTMVSFERIKEHLTNHKISYSVNQFKDAMVVLVEEDLPGSFIDLNHKFIILTEDTILDTKKKAKVRYRSVINQAVKIRDISELQNGDYVVHYDFGIGQYIGLKTMTLSGDKRDYLHIVYDKDEALYVPTDQIDLVLKYKSYDQVKPKLSKLNAKQWSKTKAQVKQKIKDLSDRLLNLYAKRHQAEGYQFSPRTDMLTSFEKDFNYDETIDQQKAIDAVFEDMESSKPMDRLIAGDVGYGKTEVALRAAFKAVVDAKQVAYLVPTTVLARQHYLTFKDRFEKYGGSVALLSRYVSKREQKEVLEKIAKGYIDVVIGTHRLLSDDIVFKDLGLFIIDEEQRFGVQHKEKIKEIKVNVDTLTLSATPIPRTLQMAMYGLKDLSMIDTPPLNRYPVQTYVVERQPALIKEAIDRELSRGGQVFYLFNNTERMEAQVLKLQQLVPNARITYAHGKMTKNRIEDTLSRFVEKEFDILVSTTIIETGVDIPNTNTLIIHDADHLGLAQLYQLRGRVGRSDRIAYAYLMFDGYKDVNDEAKKRLSVIEDFTDLGSGFKIALRDLGIRGAGDILGEEQSGFIDSVGMDLYMKLLDEVMTGKAYESPKTDTVDQVFSKRHIPPTYINHDPVRIEIHKRIASLNKMQDLEDLKQELLDRFGPIDIDLMTYMYEKLYKKLGHQVGIEKTVHEKDFVKMVISLEKSELIDGMRLLYVASKSKMNIRLGQSRGHVEINMSTKHETKHWLYLACELLEMYIDSKEITINE, translated from the coding sequence ATGACTAAAAATTTATTAAACTCCATATATAAAGATGCCGCCATTTTAAACGCCAGAACAGGTGATTTTAAAGGTGTATCCCATAGCTATCTACAGACAATGCTTTCGCTTAGATATGATATTTCTAATAAAAATATTTTTGTAGTTTTACCAAATCTATATGAGGCACAAAAATACTATGATACGTTATCTTCTATTATTGATGAAAGTAAAGTATTGTTTTATCCAATGGATCAAACACTAACCTCCATGATGGCGTTAGGGTCTCCTGAGTTTAAAAACGAGCGTCTATTTACTTTAAGAAAACTTTTACAAGCAGATGATAAGTATATCATCATCACCACTCAAGAAGGTATTTTACACAGACAATTAAAGCCTGAAGATTATGAGCGTAGTGTTAAAAAAATAAGTGTTAATCAAGATTACGATCTTACTGACCTTACAAAAAAACTAATATATGATGGCTATCAGTTTAACTATACAGTAGAACGACCAGGCGAGTTTTCTATTAGAGGTTCTATATTAGATATCTATACACATGATTATAAAGATCCTTACCGTCTAGACTTTTTTGGTGATACCTTAGAATCAATAAAGACATTTGATGTACAAACTCAAAAAAGTATGAATCATATTACATCCATAGACATTGCCCCATTAAATGAATTATTTTATACGGATGAATTAAAAGAACAGGCACTTGAAAAAATAAGTAAATATTTTAGTGGCTTTAAATTATCTGAAAAAGAAGATAAAAAGTTAGAAACTGATCTTATGCATATTGAAGAACGTAAACGTATGGATAGTCTATCTATGTATATAGAGTTCTTTAATGATGAAGTGACAACCATTTTAGATTTTAGTAACCCATATGACTTAATACTTGTTGATAGTTATAAGATGGAACTGAATGAAGAAACAACGTATCAAGATTTATTAACCTATAGTCATACCATGCAAGGAGAGGCATTCATAGGTTTAAACTTTAAAGTAAAATTAAAAGAACTACTGAAGAAAAATCATTTATCATTTCAAATATATTCAGTATCTGATAAACCATCTACTGATTTAGGTGTTTTAGATGTGGATCCATTTGTAGGACATTTAGAACAACTGATCTTATTTATAAATGAATATAACGGATTTAATATACTCATATCTACTAAGACTATGGTATCTTTTGAACGTATTAAAGAGCATTTAACGAATCACAAGATAAGTTATAGTGTCAACCAGTTTAAAGACGCAATGGTTGTATTAGTGGAAGAAGATTTACCGGGATCATTTATTGATCTAAATCATAAATTTATCATCTTAACTGAAGATACTATCTTAGATACTAAGAAAAAAGCTAAGGTCAGATACCGCTCAGTTATTAACCAAGCCGTAAAAATTAGAGATATCTCAGAACTACAAAATGGTGATTATGTTGTGCACTATGATTTTGGTATTGGTCAATACATTGGTCTAAAGACAATGACTTTATCTGGAGATAAAAGAGATTATCTACATATTGTTTATGATAAAGATGAGGCACTTTATGTACCAACAGATCAAATTGATTTAGTTTTAAAATATAAAAGTTATGATCAAGTTAAACCTAAACTATCTAAGTTAAACGCTAAACAATGGAGTAAAACCAAAGCTCAAGTCAAACAAAAGATTAAAGACTTATCGGATAGACTACTCAATCTTTATGCCAAAAGACATCAAGCAGAAGGATATCAGTTTAGTCCTAGAACAGATATGTTAACTTCTTTTGAAAAAGACTTTAATTATGATGAAACCATTGACCAACAAAAAGCGATTGATGCCGTATTTGAAGATATGGAAAGTTCTAAACCTATGGATAGACTTATTGCTGGGGATGTTGGTTATGGTAAAACAGAAGTGGCACTTCGTGCAGCCTTTAAAGCTGTTGTAGATGCCAAACAAGTTGCTTACCTAGTACCGACTACGGTACTGGCTAGACAACACTATTTAACCTTTAAAGACAGGTTTGAAAAGTATGGTGGAAGTGTTGCACTACTTTCTAGATATGTTAGTAAAAGGGAACAAAAAGAAGTGCTAGAAAAAATAGCTAAGGGTTATATTGATGTCGTTATCGGAACACACAGATTATTAAGTGATGACATTGTCTTTAAAGATTTAGGTTTATTTATTATCGATGAGGAACAACGCTTTGGGGTTCAACATAAAGAAAAAATTAAAGAAATTAAAGTGAATGTGGATACCCTAACTTTATCTGCAACACCTATTCCAAGAACGCTTCAAATGGCCATGTACGGGCTTAAGGACCTATCTATGATTGATACACCGCCTTTAAATAGATATCCCGTACAAACCTATGTTGTTGAAAGACAACCTGCATTAATTAAAGAAGCTATTGATAGAGAACTATCACGAGGTGGACAAGTATTTTATTTATTTAATAATACAGAGCGCATGGAAGCTCAAGTATTAAAACTACAACAACTTGTACCAAATGCAAGAATTACATATGCACATGGTAAGATGACGAAAAATAGAATTGAAGATACACTGTCTAGATTCGTTGAAAAAGAATTTGATATTTTAGTTTCAACGACTATTATAGAAACAGGTGTAGATATACCAAACACCAATACACTTATTATCCATGATGCCGATCACTTAGGTCTTGCACAACTCTATCAATTACGTGGACGTGTAGGTAGATCAGATAGAATTGCTTATGCGTATTTAATGTTTGATGGCTATAAAGATGTAAATGATGAAGCCAAGAAACGTTTATCTGTTATTGAAGACTTTACCGATTTAGGTTCAGGGTTTAAAATTGCACTAAGAGATTTAGGTATTCGTGGTGCAGGTGATATTTTAGGTGAAGAACAATCAGGGTTTATTGATTCAGTAGGTATGGACCTGTATATGAAACTTCTTGATGAAGTTATGACGGGTAAAGCATATGAATCTCCTAAGACAGATACGGTTGATCAAGTATTTTCAAAAAGACACATACCGCCTACATATATTAATCATGACCCGGTCAGAATTGAAATACATAAAAGAATTGCTTCTTTAAATAAGATGCAAGATTTAGAAGATTTAAAACAAGAATTACTAGATAGATTCGGTCCAATTGATATAGATTTGATGACCTATATGTATGAGAAACTTTATAAGAAGTTAGGACATCAAGTCGGTATTGAAAAAACTGTGCATGAAAAAGATTTCGTTAAAATGGTCATATCCTTAGAAAAAAGTGAACTTATAGATGGTATGAGACTACTTTATGTAGCCTCCAAATCTAAGATGAATATCAGACTTGGACAATCCAGAGGACATGTTGAAATCAACATGTCTACTAAACATGAAACAAAACACTGGCTATATTTAGCATGTGAATTATTAGAAATGTATATTGACTCAAAGGAGATAACAATTAATGAGTGA